TCTCTACTTTGTCCTTTATTTGCTTATTAGAAGCAATTATTTTTTTATACTCTTCTCCATAAAAAGAACGTAAAGAATCTATTGCATATTCAGCCACTTCATCACTCTCATTAAGTAAATCTAATAATAAATTAAATCCATATACTCCGTTATCTTCATCTATACAGTAGGCCAATCTAATTTTATATTTATCATCTTTATCTTTTAATCCTCGAATTAAATTCTCCCAATCAATATTAGTAAACTCACTCATCAATTCTTGCACATACATAAATTCATCGTCATAAAAATAATTATCTGCGCTATTTTCAGATAATACTGCATCTACTTTTTCGTACATTCACTTTCCTCCTCTATTTACTAAAACCACCTGGTAATGGAGCATTAATTTGTCCTGTTGGATAGCCGCTAACTACCGTATCACCTATTTTAATAACATCAATTTCTACACCCTCAACAATTCCCCTATGGAAAGTTGCTCCATCTCTACCTCTAATACTTATTGGAGGAGAATTACCAATATCAGTTATACTATCTAAGATTTTAATATCACTCCAACCTTCGGGAAATATTGTACTATTTTTTATTTTTGAAAGATTCCCATCCGGAAATTGAGTTATATATTTAATATCTTTTGTACCATCAGGGTTGATTTTAATAGCTTCCGTAACATAGTTAGAATGGCTATTATTAATGTTTGATGAATGCCCTCCAATAATTTCATTTTTATTAGGGTTCTTTCTCTGTCCCAAAAGGATTTTTCCCTCCATTTCAGGTGTGATAATTGATTTGGCTCCGCTGACCGGCTTACTATTATTACCCGTACCCTTGGAAACATCTTTAACCTTATGCTTGGTTACGGTCTTTTCTGCTTTGTTTACGCGAAGTACGTATTCTGCTCCTTCGCTTCCGTATTTCACCACTTTCCCTGGCACTCTCGTAAAGCCGCCAAAAACAATTCCTGCTCCAGAAACAGAACGGTCAAAACTAGATAGTTCATTCCCCGTAATAGGATCGTATCCTACACTTGCTTCCCATCCACCTTTTACATTGGAAACTACAGGCACCATATCCGCTACAAAAGAAACAGCTGCTAGACCATCCTGTTGTTGCTTTTTGGCTTCTTCCTCATATACACTTCTTGCGATTTCAGGCTTTTTGTAATTCTCATATAGATACGGATACTTTTTCAACTCTTTTTCTAATTTTGCTTTAGAATGAGCAAGCGCCGCAAGATCCCTCTGAACCTTTGGACTGTTTTCCTTTTGAATATGTTTAAAAACTTCTTTAACATGGGGAGCTTTTTTTTCAAGCTGTTCGAGCTTCTTTTTTTGATCCAGTGGATGCATCATTTCCAGCTCTTTTAGCTGTTTTAGTCCAACTGTTTTAATAACTTGCTTTTCTTTTTGTTGAATAGTCAGCTTTTTAGGACTTGTAGTTTCTTTTTTAGTCCCAACACTCCTAACCTGCAACTGACGCATCACTGATTGCATAAGCATTCCCTCAACGCCCGTAGCGTTTTGAAGAATCTGTTGAGACGTTAGCATGCCTACAGTTGAAGAATCGTTGAGTGCCTGCAGGTATGGGCTTTTTTCAAGTTCCACTGCTTGCTCTGCAGGTGACAGTTCCGCTAGTTTTTTCATGTTAGCAGGTGCCGTATCCTGCTGAACTTGCGTTAGCACTTCTCTTATGTAAGGCGAGGTTTTTTCAAGCCTATGAATTTCTTTTAACTGTTCAGTAGGCGTCATTGCCTGAAGTTGAATCAGTTTTTCAAGACCTACTTCCTTTATCACGTTCTCTTGTTTTTCTTTTCGTGTCAAGACTTTTCAAATATAGCCTTACCCCTCATTACCTACTGTCATTAATTCTTGATTACTATCTCTACTCTTCCTTGAATACCTTCTCATCACATGCAACTTTATAAAAAACCCTTGAAAGGCATTTAGCCAATCAAGGAATAAATAATATATTCGTTAAATTTCCAATCTACTAATAAATCAAGGTAATACTTATCATTTTCTTCTATTTTCTTCAAAAATCAGCAACCTTACCTATAAATTTAAAGCTAACATAGAAATTTAGAAAACATATGTACTTAAAGCACTTGATTGTCTACGGTAGGCAACACATGCTTTTATTATTAGATTACATACAATATAGGATATAAATTTCGTAACGTTATAAAAACAGGATGGCACCTTTTGTATATCGGCCATGTGTCTATATTCATCACCCAGTAAAATGTCATCTCGCCTAAGCTCGTACTCCGTTTTTCTATTCTATCATTACGCTCAGTACTCCCTGACGGTACAACCATCATGAGTTTTTACTTTTTAACAGCCTATTTCAAATTGCAACATCCTGGTAACCCACTTCAGTTACTTTTTCATTTAATAGACGAAGCCCTAGTCCATTTTCTGTGTCCCATGTACAATCGAAGGTTATCCCAATATCTCGATCTTCATTAATATCTCCATACGGAACAACAATTCCAACTAAAGTTATCATCTCAAGTAATTGATTAGTCGTTTCGATTTGCGGATAATTTTCATTAACTTCAATGTCATACCCTAGTTCTTGGCGCTCTAGTTTGTAATAGTCTAATATTGCTTGTAAAAAACCTTGCTGTAATTGTTCCCAATTTTGCACTAATGAGTTATAAGCACTATATTGTTCTTCATCAAACTTACCGTCTTCTTCACCTTTAACCCTTAATGCTATTCCAGCTTCTTTTCCACAAAATTCAATGGTAGTGTACTTAACCCATCCATAATTATATTCAAGCTCACCAAAAACCGCATCATTTATTTTCATCTTATCTCTCCTACTCCACCACTAATTGTCATTTCCACAACGTACTTTAAACAAATAGCAAGTATTATAAAACTGTCTCTTGTAAAAATACAAAACGTCACCTCTCCTATTCTTGCTCTTATTACATTAGTATTAAAATAGCATCTCTTAATGGCTTTCCTTAATGAGCTATTAATTCAAATTCAAGGATATCTTTAACTGTAAACCAGTCACTCATACTTAGAAAAATAAGTATCTCCTAATGCTGTATAAATCCATGTACTTGTTTCCAAATTGTTCTTCGGTAACGAAACTAAATCTAGAGCAGCTATATAGCTCTCTATTGCTTTATTATCTTTTCCTTTTTCAACAAAAGCATTTCCTTCACTACATAACTTTACAATTTGGTCATACACTTGATCATTGAGTGCCAATACAAATCCCTCCCAATAATTATTTACCATCCACCTCAAATTGATATGGTAATACCACTGAACCATTAGTAGTACACTCTACATCTCCGATTAACGCTTAAAGGACAAAGTTTTTCAACCTTGTTCTTTAAATGACTAGCTTATTTTATTTAAACGCCAAACCCCATAAGGGTTATAAAAAGGGTCATCACTTTCAAACAGCACACACGATTCTTCCCTTAATTGAAAAACCGGAGCTTTAGGATCAACACTAAATGTTTCTCCACTATTAAATACAGGATTTTCGATCAACGTATATAGGCAAAGGGTTTGAAACAACTCTACTGTTTCAGCTGGATTGGTATTAGATGTAGATGTTAGTAAATCTTTATAGCCAAAAATTATGCATACCACAGGTGTAAAACACATCTTCTTCTCTAGACATTTGAACGAAAGCAGCAAATGCTCTGTTCTCTGTACCATTGTTAACGTATTCTAACCAATTATCTTTGGTAGTGGCCTTTCCAGATGACTCAACGTTCACTGCTAAACCGCCCGATTGAAGGACTGCCTTCCCGACACTTATAATTTCAAAAACTTGCTCAAGTGATCACCTTCTGCAATAATATATGCCATACTACGGTGATTTTGAAGGGTTTCAATATCATCTTTAGTAAATGTCCCATTTCCACAAAGCTCAAACGCTTCAGCTACATGAGGAATATGTTCATTAACAAATTCCACTTGATAAAAATATTCAGGCGTCTGTAATTTGCCTATATGTTCCCCTAGGTATACAAACTCTTGTTGACTTTCGTTAAATTTGTCTTTAAATGCTTGTCTATCTTTCCATGTGCCCGGTATTCCCAAAATAATTTTCGGATTATTTTCCACGCTCTCACCCACTTATAATAAATTAATTTATTGCTAGCTGTTCTTCAAAAATAGCTCAATTCGCTTAATTTGAATAGCATGCATAGATTCTTCTTTGAGTTTTTCAAAATTTTTTTGTAATTTGTCTAATGGTTTTTATAGTTTTCAAGAAAAAAGCACTTCTGGATTTATTCAGAAGTGCTTTTACTATCCCTTATTTAATAAGCATATTTGCCTTTAGTTTTCATCAACAACTCTTCAATAATCTCTTTTTTAAAGAGAGGAATCAATTAACCTTTTATATTATATTTATCTTTTATCTTAAAAAGAAGTTCTTTCACGTTTTCAGTACGCTCAGGATGTTTTTTAATGTAAAATTGGCATGCAGTTTGAAGATATTTACATAACTCTTCATAATCTACAATATTTTCTATTTCTTCATCTACACCATAGTAGAATAGAACTCTATTTTCTCCAAAAAATTCTTCATCATCTCTATCAAATTCATCTGAATATACTACACCCATATAATCCCGTCTTTCGACATATTCCTCCAAAAAGCCTTCTAGTATCCTAACAAAGTCATACTCCATTACAAAATCACCAAGCACATCAATAACTGAACCTTTATGGAGCCCTTGCTCCTCATACATTCGAATCAACTTATTTTTATCATCAAAAACAGTACTCATTGTATTATCTCCTTAGTTCTGTCCAAATTTCAATACTGGATAAAAATTTTCTATTTCCCCGGTATCAGTATTTTTAAATCCTTCAAACTTCAATCCATTACTTGAAACTCCCCGAATCATTTGTTTATTTGTCTGGCCTTTTAATTGTTTAACTCTTGACGATTCAATACCTTCCTCCATTGCTTCATTCCCCAATCGAACAATTTCGTCACTGGATATTAAAGCAGGGTCATAAACCGTTTTCTTATGAGGAGGTTTATCTTCCTTTGGTACAAATTTAAATTCTCCGGTTCCTTGTCCTCTATAATCTTTTATCTCAACTTTTAATCTATACTCTATATCGTATACCCCTTTAACATCTGGATGCTCATCCTTCTTAACTTCATCTAATTTATATTGATCACTATTATCAAAGTATTTTTTAAATTCATCATAGTTATGTCCGCCACTTACACCGTGACGTTTTGTACACTTTTCTACTTTCCCAGTTAAATGCTCAATATAGTAGCCTTCTTTATATCTTATATTCCCCTTAACCACCGCATCCTGATCATAAACCCCTTCAACATCCGCTTTACCACCAGGTTTTTCCACTTTCTCCAACGCTTTGGAC
The genomic region above belongs to Priestia megaterium and contains:
- a CDS encoding EndoU domain-containing protein, producing the protein MIKEVGLEKLIQLQAMTPTEQLKEIHRLEKTSPYIREVLTQVQQDTAPANMKKLAELSPAEQAVELEKSPYLQALNDSSTVGMLTSQQILQNATGVEGMLMQSVMRQLQVRSVGTKKETTSPKKLTIQQKEKQVIKTVGLKQLKELEMMHPLDQKKKLEQLEKKAPHVKEVFKHIQKENSPKVQRDLAALAHSKAKLEKELKKYPYLYENYKKPEIARSVYEEEAKKQQQDGLAAVSFVADMVPVVSNVKGGWEASVGYDPITGNELSSFDRSVSGAGIVFGGFTRVPGKVVKYGSEGAEYVLRVNKAEKTVTKHKVKDVSKGTGNNSKPVSGAKSIITPEMEGKILLGQRKNPNKNEIIGGHSSNINNSHSNYVTEAIKINPDGTKDIKYITQFPDGNLSKIKNSTIFPEGWSDIKILDSITDIGNSPPISIRGRDGATFHRGIVEGVEIDVIKIGDTVVSGYPTGQINAPLPGGFSK
- a CDS encoding DUF2004 domain-containing protein; the encoded protein is MKINDAVFGELEYNYGWVKYTTIEFCGKEAGIALRVKGEEDGKFDEEQYSAYNSLVQNWEQLQQGFLQAILDYYKLERQELGYDIEVNENYPQIETTNQLLEMITLVGIVVPYGDINEDRDIGITFDCTWDTENGLGLRLLNEKVTEVGYQDVAI
- a CDS encoding DUF4261 domain-containing protein; the encoded protein is MVQRTEHLLLSFKCLEKKMCFTPVVCIIFGYKDLLTSTSNTNPAETVELFQTLCLYTLIENPVFNSGETFSVDPKAPVFQLREESCVLFESDDPFYNPYGVWRLNKIS
- the cdiI gene encoding ribonuclease toxin immunity protein CdiI — translated: MSTVFDDKNKLIRMYEEQGLHKGSVIDVLGDFVMEYDFVRILEGFLEEYVERRDYMGVVYSDEFDRDDEEFFGENRVLFYYGVDEEIENIVDYEELCKYLQTACQFYIKKHPERTENVKELLFKIKDKYNIKG